The following proteins are co-located in the Pyrococcus abyssi GE5 genome:
- a CDS encoding glycoside hydrolase family 130 protein, with product MLKKMPKPIIVPSENGFDSRCSYNPAVIREGSTYVMLYRGESEDGLTGRIGLALSSDGVSFVKHPLPVLEPELGCEIMGVEDPRIVKIGKDYLMTYTGYDGKIARLCLAISRNLLSWGKVGAIFDEFPGNYLRPKNWTKSGAILPEKVSGEYVMYFGDSNVWIAYSDDGLNWEYEREPVMKPRKGKFDSLLVEPGSPPVKVGDSIVLIYNSADENLVYRPGIAVFDADDPSRLVWRSEKPIMEPEYEWEVKGKVDNVIFVEGLVDLGEKVLLYYGAADKYVGLAIWEGTLRELIEKAGGGDVIQG from the coding sequence ATGCTGAAGAAGATGCCGAAGCCAATAATCGTTCCATCCGAGAATGGTTTCGATTCAAGATGCTCCTACAATCCGGCCGTAATTCGAGAAGGAAGCACCTACGTGATGCTGTACAGGGGTGAAAGCGAGGACGGCTTAACTGGAAGAATTGGATTGGCGTTAAGTTCGGATGGCGTGAGCTTCGTTAAGCATCCATTGCCTGTCCTAGAGCCCGAGCTTGGCTGTGAAATTATGGGCGTTGAGGATCCAAGAATCGTTAAGATTGGAAAGGATTACCTAATGACGTACACGGGATACGATGGAAAGATAGCAAGGTTATGCTTAGCGATCTCGAGAAACTTACTGTCCTGGGGAAAGGTTGGGGCTATTTTTGATGAGTTTCCGGGAAATTATCTAAGACCGAAAAACTGGACGAAAAGTGGAGCCATACTTCCAGAAAAGGTGAGCGGGGAATACGTAATGTACTTTGGAGACTCCAACGTTTGGATAGCATACTCCGATGATGGACTAAACTGGGAGTACGAGAGGGAGCCAGTTATGAAGCCAAGAAAGGGAAAATTTGACAGCCTACTAGTTGAGCCGGGATCCCCTCCAGTGAAAGTTGGAGATTCAATAGTGTTGATTTACAATAGCGCGGATGAGAACCTAGTTTATAGGCCTGGAATAGCCGTATTTGATGCAGATGATCCTTCAAGATTAGTTTGGAGGAGCGAAAAACCGATAATGGAACCTGAATACGAGTGGGAGGTAAAGGGGAAAGTAGACAATGTGATTTTCGTTGAGGGTCTCGTTGATTTGGGAGAGAAGGTGCTCTTGTACTATGGAGCGGCTGATAAGTACGTTGGGCTCGCGATTTGGGAAGGAACACTAAGGGAGCTCATAGAGAAGGCAGGGGGAGGAGATGTTATTCAGGGGTAA